From a region of the Egibacteraceae bacterium genome:
- the mgtE gene encoding magnesium transporter: MPNVVDLVRGQDLAALRAWLDETGTLDIAEELSRLEPPKRAIPFRLLDKDRALAVFEALDPIHQQQLLDALRAEQVRELVEDMDPDDRARLLDEMPAKVANRLQSGLSAEERERTATLLGYPPESAGRVMTPEYVNVRANMTATDALAKVRRTGGEVAALRVLPVTDEARRLVGVVDLPTVVTADPTTRIAELVRPDPDTYSVRVDDDQEVAARLIQEADLIALPVVDSEDRLVGIITVDDAMEIIEAEDTEDISRAAGGVEPLDRPYMAASVLYLARKRAVWLLVLIVAAALTVSVLDAFEDTLAAVLALALFIPLLIDTGGNSGSQAATVVIRAQAVGEVRFADLPRIVWRETRVGVLLGIMLAVVGFPIVSLVFDTQLATVVSLTLVAICTWASFAGGMLPMLAKRVGIDPAVVSAPLITTLVDATGLIIYFLIASAVYADQLAAVASPGM, encoded by the coding sequence ATGCCGAACGTCGTCGACCTGGTCCGCGGCCAGGACCTCGCCGCCCTGCGCGCCTGGCTGGACGAGACCGGCACGCTGGACATCGCCGAGGAGCTGTCCCGGCTCGAGCCGCCAAAGCGGGCGATCCCGTTCCGCCTGCTGGACAAGGACCGGGCGCTGGCGGTGTTCGAGGCGCTGGACCCCATCCACCAGCAGCAGCTGCTCGACGCGCTGCGCGCCGAGCAGGTCCGCGAGCTGGTCGAGGACATGGACCCCGACGACCGCGCCCGGCTGCTCGACGAGATGCCCGCCAAGGTCGCCAACCGGCTGCAGTCCGGGCTGAGCGCCGAGGAGCGCGAGCGCACCGCCACGCTGCTCGGCTACCCCCCGGAGTCCGCAGGGCGGGTCATGACCCCCGAGTACGTCAACGTGCGGGCGAACATGACCGCCACCGACGCGCTGGCGAAGGTCCGCCGCACCGGCGGCGAGGTCGCCGCCCTGCGGGTCCTGCCCGTCACCGACGAGGCCCGCCGCCTGGTCGGTGTCGTCGACCTGCCCACGGTCGTCACCGCCGACCCGACCACCCGCATCGCCGAGCTCGTCCGGCCCGACCCCGACACCTACTCGGTGCGGGTCGACGACGACCAGGAGGTCGCCGCCCGGCTCATCCAGGAAGCCGACCTCATCGCCCTGCCGGTGGTCGACAGCGAGGACCGCCTCGTCGGCATCATCACCGTCGACGACGCGATGGAGATCATCGAGGCCGAGGACACCGAGGACATCTCCCGCGCCGCCGGCGGCGTCGAGCCGCTCGACCGCCCCTACATGGCCGCCAGCGTGCTGTACCTCGCCCGCAAGCGCGCCGTGTGGCTGCTGGTGCTCATCGTCGCCGCTGCCCTGACCGTCAGCGTCCTCGACGCGTTCGAGGACACCCTCGCGGCCGTGCTCGCCCTGGCGCTGTTCATCCCCCTGCTCATCGACACCGGCGGCAACTCCGGCTCCCAGGCCGCGACCGTCGTCATCCGCGCACAAGCCGTCGGCGAGGTCCGCTTCGCCGACCTGCCCCGCATCGTCTGGCGAGAGACCCGCGTCGGCGTCCTGCTGGGGATCATGCTGGCCGTCGTCGGCTTCCCGATCGTCTCCCTGGTGTTCGACACCCAGCTCGCCACCGTCGTGTCGCTCACCCTAGTTGCAATCTGCACCTGGGCGTCGTTTGCCGGTGGGATGCTTCCGATGCTCGCCAAGCGCGTCGGCATCGACCCCGCCGTCGTGTCAGCCCCCCTCATCACCACGCTGGTTGACGCCACCGGGCTGATCATCTACTTCCTCATCGCCAGCGCCGTCTACGCCGACCAACTCGCCGCGGTCGCCAGCCCAGGCATGTGA
- a CDS encoding alpha/beta hydrolase, which produces MSVVASAVVRTAATVGDSRLSFLQAGKGPVVVALHGIPTGAELWRDLAGLLADAGYRVVAPDLPGYGQTRVPSSGDFSLAGAAATVARWLDEAALAPAWVVGHDAGGAVGQIMAAKHPGSVSRLTLTNSIVDGAWPAPRARFATLTARLGLYRPAARLRMVPNAFMRWQVRRAVAEPERVDDRALDRVVWDTKWTDRAGRAAFERHLAALTPRDTATIVPTLRRLRVPCQIVWGMKDPFQRWAKAGIRLRELLPSPAVHALEGCGHFTPLECPRELLDAMLGWQRRGGA; this is translated from the coding sequence GTGAGCGTCGTCGCGAGCGCGGTGGTGCGGACCGCGGCGACGGTCGGGGACTCGCGGCTGTCGTTCTTGCAGGCCGGGAAGGGGCCGGTCGTCGTGGCGCTGCACGGAATCCCCACGGGGGCGGAGCTGTGGCGGGACCTGGCGGGTTTGCTCGCCGACGCGGGCTACCGGGTAGTAGCGCCGGACCTGCCCGGCTACGGCCAGACCCGCGTGCCGTCCTCCGGCGACTTCTCGCTCGCGGGAGCGGCAGCGACGGTGGCGCGCTGGCTCGACGAGGCGGCCCTCGCGCCCGCGTGGGTCGTGGGCCACGACGCCGGGGGAGCGGTCGGGCAGATCATGGCCGCGAAGCATCCCGGTTCCGTGTCGCGGCTCACGCTGACCAACTCGATCGTCGACGGCGCCTGGCCCGCTCCGCGCGCCCGCTTTGCCACGCTGACCGCACGTCTCGGACTGTACCGGCCGGCCGCCCGCCTGCGCATGGTGCCCAACGCCTTCATGCGGTGGCAGGTGAGGCGCGCCGTCGCCGAACCCGAGCGCGTCGACGACCGTGCCCTGGACCGGGTGGTGTGGGACACCAAGTGGACCGACCGTGCCGGACGCGCCGCCTTCGAGCGCCACCTCGCCGCGCTGACCCCCCGCGACACCGCGACGATCGTTCCGACGCTGCGCCGGTTGCGCGTGCCCTGCCAGATCGTGTGGGGCATGAAGGACCCGTTCCAGCGGTGGGCGAAAGCCGGTATCCGGCTTCGTGAGCTGCTCCCCTCCCCGGCGGTGCACGCGCTCGAAGGCTGCGGGCATTTCACGCCGCTGGAGTGCCCGCGGGAGCTCTTGGACGCGATGCTCGGATGGCAACGCAGAGGAGGGGCATGA
- a CDS encoding cytochrome P450 — protein MPPEVPGGRLTGSIRDLLRDQLGTYTAALRHGDVVTMRVGPPRLGTSSCLVFHPDGVQHVLASAARTYLKKDPVYTELRLWFGDGLLTDEGPRWQARRRTVQPLFTARQVAAFDAPMLAEVQALLQRWDTHARTGEPVDLHADMTALTLYVVSRVLLGGEADETLESIAATYPVLNRHVLRRIASLVRLPHQVPLPGNVRAHAAKARLFGSAREVVRRRTARRDGRREGPVSPPGGDLLDRLLAARDPETGAGLSEEELVSQVVTFLLAGQETSAIALTAALHLLAQHPEAQERLHDEAAAVLAGRAPQAADVPQLPLAAHVFYEALRLYPPAWASARRAETDDAVCGYRVDEGTMVVISQWVTQRDPRWWEEPERFLPGRWVGDQSAERHRYAWFPFGGGPRACIGRHFALQEAVLVLSAIVQRFRLSPVTPALNVQAGVTLQPREAVLAGVEARGL, from the coding sequence GTGCCCCCGGAGGTGCCCGGCGGCCGGTTGACCGGTTCGATCAGGGACCTCCTGCGTGACCAGCTCGGGACGTACACGGCCGCCCTCCGGCACGGCGACGTCGTGACCATGCGCGTCGGCCCGCCCCGGCTGGGCACGAGCTCCTGCCTGGTGTTCCACCCGGACGGCGTGCAGCACGTCCTGGCCAGCGCCGCCAGGACGTACCTGAAGAAGGACCCGGTGTACACCGAGCTGCGGCTGTGGTTCGGCGATGGGCTGCTGACCGACGAGGGCCCGCGCTGGCAGGCCCGGCGTCGGACGGTACAGCCCCTGTTCACGGCCAGACAGGTGGCGGCCTTCGACGCGCCGATGCTCGCCGAGGTGCAGGCGCTGCTGCAGCGCTGGGACACCCACGCGCGAACCGGGGAGCCGGTCGACCTCCACGCCGACATGACCGCCTTGACGCTCTACGTGGTCAGCCGCGTCCTGCTCGGCGGTGAGGCCGACGAGACGCTGGAGTCCATCGCGGCCACCTACCCGGTACTCAACCGTCACGTGCTGCGCCGCATCGCGAGCCTTGTCCGGCTGCCGCACCAGGTCCCCCTGCCCGGCAACGTTCGTGCCCACGCCGCCAAGGCGCGGTTGTTCGGGTCCGCCAGAGAGGTGGTCCGGCGCCGGACCGCGCGACGAGACGGCCGCCGGGAAGGACCGGTGTCGCCCCCCGGCGGAGATCTTCTCGACCGACTGCTGGCCGCACGCGACCCCGAGACGGGTGCGGGGTTGTCCGAGGAAGAGCTCGTCAGCCAGGTGGTGACCTTCCTGCTGGCGGGTCAGGAGACGAGCGCGATCGCGCTCACGGCGGCCCTGCACCTCCTCGCCCAGCACCCCGAGGCCCAGGAGCGGCTGCACGACGAGGCCGCCGCGGTGCTGGCGGGTCGGGCACCACAGGCTGCCGACGTGCCCCAGCTGCCTCTAGCGGCGCACGTCTTCTACGAAGCGCTGCGCCTCTACCCGCCGGCGTGGGCCAGCGCCCGGCGGGCAGAGACGGACGACGCCGTGTGCGGCTACAGGGTCGACGAGGGGACCATGGTGGTGATCTCCCAGTGGGTCACGCAGCGGGACCCGCGCTGGTGGGAAGAGCCCGAGCGGTTTCTGCCGGGGCGGTGGGTCGGCGACCAATCCGCTGAGCGCCACCGGTACGCCTGGTTCCCGTTCGGCGGCGGGCCACGGGCATGCATCGGACGCCACTTCGCGTTGCAGGAAGCCGTCCTCGTGCTTTCGGCGATCGTGCAGCGCTTCCGGTTGTCGCCGGTGACGCCGGCCCTGAACGTCCAAGCGGGCGTCACGCTCCAACCGCGCGAGGCGGTACTCGCCGGCGTCGAAGCGCGCGGGCTGTAA